In the genome of Nyctibius grandis isolate bNycGra1 chromosome 18, bNycGra1.pri, whole genome shotgun sequence, one region contains:
- the UNC45B gene encoding protein unc-45 homolog B encodes MEDPIQLKEEGNKYFQANDYEKAVQSYTQAIKLNKDKALQAVLYRNRAACFLKKEEYAKAASDASRAIDINASDIKALYRRSQALEKLGKLDQAFKDAQKCATMEPRNKNFQETLRRLGADIQEKLRIQFSTDLRVQKMFEILLDENSEKEKREKAANNLIVLGREEAGAERIFQNNGVSLLLQLIETKDAELILAAVRTLSGMCTGHKARATAILHYLGIDNICMWMSVDNEEISLAVCNLLQTITDCLLGQGKEEQHGKEEAVVLDTKKDLRMITMRLLDMLVSKRVSGQGRDQALNLLNKNIPRKDLKDHDNSRTIFVIDNGLKKILKVVSQIPEMPDCLPLTKNTQLTASILLNKLYDDLRCDPERDNYRVICEEYIKSKIDPQDMDKTLHAIQMVSGILQGPFDLGNKLLGMKGVMEMMVALCGSEREIDQLVAVEALIHASTKLSRATFIISNGVTLLKEIYKKTKNEKIKIRALVGLCKLGSAGGTDYGLRQFAEGSTEKLAKQCRKWLCNTSIDARTRKWAVEGLAYLTLDADVKDDFVEDEPALQAMFELAKASDKTILYSVASALVNCTNSYDTKELVPELVQLAKFSKQHVPEEHPKDKKDFVVKRVKRLLKAGVVSALACMVKADSAILTDQSKELIARVFLALCEDPKDRGTIVAQGGGKVLIPLAVEGTDVGKIKASHALAKIAAISNPDMAFPGERVYEVVRPLVSLLNTERDGLQNYEALLGLTNFAGRSDKLRMKIVKERALPDIENYMFENHDQLRQAATECMCNLVVNKEVQERFVADGNDRLKLVVLLCGEDDEKVQVAAAGALAMLTAAQKKLCSKMTEVTTQWLEILQRLCLHDNMEVQHRGLVITFNLISADKDLAKKLVETELLEILTYIGKQEDDPKKQHIINVARDCLTRCMDYGLIKPLSQA; translated from the exons CTATTGACATCAATGCTTCGGATATCAAAGCCTTGTACCGGCGCAGCCAAGCTCTGGAAAAATTGGGGAAATTGGACCAAGCATTCAAAGATGCTCAGAAATGTGCCACTATGGAACCCCGCAACAAAAACTTCCAGGAGACCCTGAGGCGACTGGGGGCCGACATCCAGGAGAAG TTGCGCATTCAGTTCTCCACGGACTTGAGGGTGCAGAAGATGTTTGAAATCCTGCTGGATGAGaacagtgagaaagaaaagcGAGAAAAG GCTGCCAACAACCTCATAGTCCTGGGGCGGGAAGAAGCGGGTGCCGAGAGGATTTTCCAGAACAATGGGGTCagcttgctgctgcagctgataGAAACCAAAGATGCTGAGCTGATCCTGGCAGCTGTGAGGACACTTTCGGGCATGTGCACGGGACATAAGGCTCGG GCCACTGCCATCCTCCATTACCTGGGCATCGACAACATTTGTATGTGGATGTCTGTAGACAATGAAGAAATCTCCCTGGCTGTCTGCAACCTCCTGCAGACCATCACTGACTGCTTGCTGGGCCAGGGGAAAGAGGAGCAGCACGGGAAGGAGGAGGCTGTTGTGCTAG ATACTAAAAAAGATCTGAGGATGATCACGATGCGTTTGCTGGATATGCTGGTCAGTAAGAGAGTATCTGGGCAGGGACGAGACCAAGCTCTCAACCTCCTCAACAAGAATATACCAAGGAAGGACCTGAAAGACCATGACAACAGCAGGACCATCTTTGTCATCGACAATG GCTTAAAAAAGATACTGAAAGTGGTGAGCCAGATTCCTGAGATGCCTGACTGCCTGCCACTGACAAAGAACACCCAGCTGACCGCCTCCATCCTCCTAAATAAACTCTACGATGACCTGCGCTGCGACCCAGAGCGTGACAACTACCGGGTGATCTGCGAGGAGTACATCAA GAGCAAAATTGACCCACAGGACATGGATAAGACACTCCATGCCATCCAGATGGTGTCTGGAATTCTGCAAGGGCCCTTTGACTTAGGCAACAAACTGCTTGGCATGAAGGGAGTCATGGAGATGATGGTTGCGCTGTGTGGGTCCGAGAGGGAGATTGACCAGCTGGTGGCTGTGGAAGCCCTCATCCATGCCTCCACCAAGCTGAGCCGGGCCACCTTCATCATCTCCAATGGGGTAACGCTCCTGAAGGAGATCTACAAGAAGACCAAGAATGAGAAGATCAAAATCCGAGCCCTGGTG GGTCTCTGCAAGCTGGGCTCAGCAGGAGGTACAGACTATGGACTGCGGCAGTTTGCTGAGGGGTCCACTGAGAAGTTAGCCAAGCAGTGCCGAAA GTGGTTGTGCAACACCAGCATTGATGCCCGCACCAGGAAATGGGCCGTGGAAGGGCTGGCGTATCTAACCCTTGATGCAGATGTGAAAGATGACTTTGTGGAAGATGAGCCAGCCCTGCAAGCTATGTTTGAATTAGCCAAG GCAAGTGACAAGACTATCTTGTATTCTGTGGCTTCCGCGCTGGTGAACTGTACCAACAGCTACGATACCAAGGAGCTGGTCCCAGAGCTGGTGCAACTGGCAAAATTCTCCAAGCAGCACGTGCCTGAGGAGCATCCGAAG GACAAGAAGGATTTTGTGGTGAAGCGGGTGAAGCGGTTGCTGAAAGCCGGCGTTGTCTCTGCCTTGGCCTGCATGGTGAAGGCGGACAGTGCCATACTGACGGACCAGAGCAAGGAGCTCATTGCCAG GGTGTTTCTTGCCTTGTGTGAAGACCCCAAGGACCGTGGGACCATTGTGGCTCAAGGTGGTGGAAAG GTCCTGATACCTCTGGCTGTGGAAGGCACAGACGTTGGCAAGATAAAGGCTTCTCATGCTCTGGCAAAAATTGCTGCTATCTCCAATCCAGACATGGCATTCCCAGGGGAGAGg GTGTACGAGGTGGTGAGGCCCCTCGTCAGCCTGCTGAACACAGAGAGGGATGGCCTCCAGAATTACGAGGCTCTGTTAGGTCTCACTAACTTTGCAGGAAGAAGTGATAAACTTAG GATGAAGATAGTCAAAGAGAGGGCCCTGCCAGATATTGAAAACTATATGTTTGAGAATCACGACCAACTTCGACAGGCAGCCACAGAGTGCATGTGCAACCTGGTGGTCAACAAGGAG gtTCAAGAGCGGTTTGTGGCTGATGGAAATGATCGGCTGAAGTTGGTGGTGTTACTGTGCGGTGAAGATGATGAGAAAGTCCAGGTTGCAGCGGCAGGAGCCCTGGCCATGCTTACAGCAGCACAAAAGAAACTCTGCTCTAAGATGACTGAAGTG ACCACTCAGTGGCTTGAAATCCTGCAGAGGCTCTGCTTGCACGATAACATGGAAGTACAGCACCGAGGACTGGTCATCACTTTCAACTTAATCAGTGCTGACAAAGACCTAGCGAAGAAGCTGGTGGAGACGGAGCTCCTAGAGATTCTGACATACATCGGCAAGCAAGAAGATGACCCCAAGAAGCAGCACATCATTAATGTAGCACGTGATTGCCTCACAAGGTGCATGGATTATGGGCTGATCAAACCTCTCTCTCAGGCttga
- the LOC137671851 gene encoding schlafen family member 13-like — MDLEDDQEQQKVWVKLATKYPEVVLCVGKICFGEKARKKIPKNSKQDQKYTLARAVCALLNSGGGVVKAEIENENYNLERDKIGPDLEETFRSLLLFPDWRKYLDFEQRDNCLLIFIKTWSSENASSTSATAKPRICSLSTGLHAKCGDSLSHMNPTEAFSFLKEKQDEARRELSPGPSDKIRKTMAVEEDMDIINNTVAELFNRDQLRHGEILTFTESGDVEFKHYSTEKFLTRVKEILPQYIAGFANTGGGYLWIGVDDDSRVQGFSGDDEDLERLSVLIDSIQNKLTLFHFCGSGNTHNIRYEHKILKVYREAGDHCGYVCALKIQPFTCVAFSEDPDSWLVEGSTIRRLRADEWAAWMTTADPDLSKFSETFRLELSLTEGPPLAKPVYSHQGLDNVDDLCKKLFPVRSPITCTPEKLHEDLLQEHPGLDILMENQLKQLSEGVLIFSRSWAVEVGLPENQGIICDALLIAKDRPPILYTICKHHISKDLFEYSRRIAWRLKEKLVNTGGYIHKLCVIPKLLTLPPKLNCGKEWDLNIQEMYPQNYSLIDSANLNALLHALTVALLNFKSFLSDQIGSEFLNLLTIKQYQLLSENLHKTKKLYVYGLPGTGKTIVALKIIEKIRIMLQCTQEEVLYVCENQPLRDFVRHKKICQAVTRVAFLKGNFDDVKHIIVDEAQNFQDGEGDWYSKALTLTSSRDLPKPGFFWIFLDYLQTSHCFPTGLPEATWHDPVESLTKVVRNANSIYSFVKRRMERIVKCPTLNIPRQRLEELLCRATCAQAVQGCIEKVRDLDRNGIAKYVAEVCCTYLKKGYSEKDIAILCYRDEEVRAYSGILASAMKKAKSNILLRKIEGELGKHAILDSIRRFSGLERSIVFGIIPHPLPFQNEILNNILVCVASRANLNLHLLLDNWI; from the exons ATGGATCTTGAAGATGATCAAGAACAGCAGAAGGTCTGGGTTAAGTTAGCAACAAAGTATCCTGAAGTAGTTTTGTGTgttggaaaaatatgttttggtgaaaaagcaagaaaaaagataccgaaaaattcaaaacaagatCAAAAATACACCCTTGCCCGTGCAGTGTGTGCCTTGCTGAACTCTGGAGGAGGTGTCGTAAAAGCagaaattgaaaatgaaaactacaACTTAGAGAGAGATAAGATTGGACCAGATTTAGAAGAGACTTTTCGGtctcttcttttgtttccagACTGGAGAAAATACCTGGACTTTGAACAGCGAGATAATtgccttttgatttttattaaaacctgGAGCAGTGAAAACGCATCCTCAACCTCTGCAACTGCAAAGCCACGCATCTGTAGCCTGAGTACTGGGTTGCACGCAAAATGTGGTGATTCTCTTTCCCACATGAACCCTACCGAAGCTTTTTCGttccttaaagaaaagcaagatgaaGCCAGGAGAGAGCTTAGCCCAGGACCATCTGATAAAATCAGGAAGACAATGGCTGTTGAAGAAGACATGGATATTATAAATAACACTGTTGCCGAGTTGTTTAATAGAGACCAACTGCGACATGGAGAGATACTGACTTTCACAGAGTCAGGAGATGTGGAATTTAAGCACTATTCAACCGAAAAATTTCTGACTCGTGTCAAAGAGATATTGCCTCAGTATATCGCTGGATTTGCAAACACAGGCGGCGGGTATTTATGGATCGGTGTGGATGATGACAGCAGAGTGCAGGGATTCAGCGGTGACGATGAGGACCTTGAAAGATTAAGTGTCCTAATCGATTCCATTCAAAACAAATTAACCCTATTCCACTTTTGCGGGAGTGGAAATACACACAACATAAGGTACGAACACAAAATCCTCAAAGTATACCGCGAGGCCGGAGATCACTGTGGCTACGTCTGCGCTCTGAAGATTCAGCCATTTACTTGCGTCGCGTTTTCCGAAGACCCGGACTCGTGGCTAGTGGAAGGCAGCACCATCAGGAGACTGAGAGCGGACGAGTGGGCTGCGTGGATGACCACTGCTGATCCAG atctttCAAAGTTTTCTGAGACCTTTAGGCTCGAGCTCAGTCTGACAGAGGGGCCACCTCTAGCCAAACCAGTTTATTCACACCAGGGCCTTGACAATGTTGATGATCTTTGTAAGAAACTATTTCCAG TGAGATCCCCCATAACATGTACTCCAGAAAAACTCCATGAAGATCTCCTCCAAGAGCATCCAGGGTTGGATATCCTAATGGAAAATCAATTGAAGCAGCTTTCTGAGGGAGTTCTGATATTTTCCAGAAGCTGGGCTGTTGAGGTCGGCTTGCCAGAAAACCAAGGCATAATTTGTGATGCTCTCCTAATAGCCAAGGATAGGCCACCTATCCTCTATACAATCTGTAAGCATCATATCTCAAAGGATTTGTTTGAATACTCAAGACGCATAGCCTGGAGGCTGAAGGAGAAATTAGTCAACACTGGGGGCTATATCCACAAATTGTGTGTAATACCAAAGCTACTGACTTTGCCTCCCAAACTAAACTGTGGGAAAGAATGGGATCTGAATATTCAAGAAATGTATCCCCAAAACTACAGCCTAATCGACAGTGCCAATTTGAATGCCCTCTTGCATGCTCTCACAGTAGCTTTGTTGAATTTCAAGTCTTTTTTAAGTGACCAAATTGGTTCTGAGTTTTTGAACCTCTTGACCATCAAACAATACCAACTGCTGTCAGAAAATCTTCACAAAACTAAGAAGCTGTATGTTTATGGTCTACCAGGAACAGGAAAAACGATAGTGGCCCTGAAGATCATAGAGAAAATAAGAATCATGCTGCAGTGCACACAAGAGGAAGTTCTTTATGTATGTGAGAACCAGCCTCTGAGAGATTTTGTGCG GCATAAAAAGATTTGCCAAGCAGTGACAAGAGTAGCCTTTCTGAAGGGAAACTTTGATGATGTGAAGCACATAATAGTTGATGAAGCACAGAATTTCCAGGATGGGGAAGGCGATTGGTATAGCAAAGCCTTGACTCTAACTTCATCACGAGATCTCCCCAAGCCCGGCTTCTTCTGGATTTTCTTGGACTACTTGCAGACAAGTCACTGCTTCCCAACTGGCCTTCCTGAAGCAACATGGCATGATCCTGTCGAGTCACTAACCAAAGTGGTTCGTAACGCTAACAGTATCTATAGCTTTGTAAAACGTAGGATGGAAAGGATTGTAAAGTGCCCCACCCTAAATATTCCCAGACAACGTTTGGAAGAGTTATTATGCAGAGCCACGTGTGCTCAGGCTGTGCAAGGCTGTATTGAAAAAGTACGTGACCTGGACAGAAATGGAATAGCAAAGTATGTGGCAGAAGTGTGTTGTACATATCTTAAAAAGGGTTACTCTGAGAAAGATATTGCTATTCTCTGCTACAGAGATGAAGAAGTAAGAGCATACTCTGGAATACTAGCGTCAGCAATGAAGAAGGCAAAGTCAAATATACTACTAAGAAAAATAGAAGGCGAGCTAGGGAAGCACGCTATTCTTGACAGCATCCGTCGTTTCTCTGGCTTAGAAAGAAGCATTGTGTTTGGTATTATTCCTCACCCCCTTccatttcagaatgaaattttAAACAATATATTGGTCTGTGTAGCATCCAGAGCTAATTTAAATCTACACTTGTTACTTGATAACTGGATATAG
- the PEX12 gene encoding peroxisome assembly protein 12 produces the protein MAELGAHLTAASAGDDRPSIFEAVAQDSLMAAVKPALQHLVKVLAESNPGRYGFLWHWFDEIYVLLDLLLQQHYLARCSASFSENFYSLKRIPTGDCRQQPLATAGLPKRQHWKSLLLLVLVPYLKGKLEKLVTSLREEDEYSIHPPSSSWKRFYRAFLGAYPFVNMTWEGWFLIQQLCYILGKAQHHSPMLRLAGVRLVRLTAEDIQGLEKKLAGATSSQTHTIKTQVQSAVRKVLGGIAFSLSTGLSVSVFFLQFLDWWYSSENQETIKSLTALPTPPPPVHLDDGAGSALLPKLKTVCPLCRKIRVNATALSTSGFVFCYRCVYNYVKAHQRCPITGYATELQHLVKLYSPES, from the exons ATGGCGGAGCTCGGCGCCCACCTCACGGCCGCCTCGGCCGGCGACGACCGGCCCTCCATCTTCGAGGCGGTGGCCCAGGACAGCCTGATGGCCGCCGTGAAACCCGCCCTGCAGCACCTGGTCAAG GTGCTTGCTGAGTCTAATCCTGGCCGGTACGGCTTCCTCTGGCACTGGTTTGATGAGATCTACGTCCTCCtggatttgctgctccagcagcactaTCTGGCCAGGTGCAGCGCCTCCTTTTCGGAAAACTTCTATAGCTTAAAGAGGATACCCACGGGAGACTGCAGACAGCAACCTCTGGCCACTGCTGGCCTGCCAAAGAGGCAGCACTGGAAGTCTCTCCTCTTGCTGGTTCTCGTTCCTTACctgaaaggaaagctggagaaactGGTGACCAGCCTGAGGGAAGAGGATGAGTACTCCATCCACCCTCCATCGTCGTCCTGGAAGCGATTTTACAGAGCCTTTCTAGGTGCCTACCCCTTTGTAAACATGACCTGGGAGGGCTGGTTTCTTATCCAGCAGCTGTGCTATATCCTTGGGAAAGCTCAGCATCATTCGCCCATGCTGCGGCTGGCTGGCGTTCGCCTCGTCAGACTGACTGCAGAGGATATCCAGGGCCTGGAGAAGAAATTGGCTGGAGCCACCTCAAGTCAAACACACAC CATCAAAACACAAGTGCAGTCAGCAGTGAGGAAAGTGTTGGGTGGCATTGCCTTCTCCCTGTCCACTGGGCTCTCCGTCAGTGTGTTCTTCCTCCAGTTCCTGGACTGGTGGTATTCCTCAGAAAACCAAGAGACAATCAAATCTCTGACAGCGCTCCCCACTCCTCCACCCCCCGTGCACCTCGACGACGGGGCCGGCTCAGCTCTCTTACCCAAACTGAAGACCGTGTGCCCTCTGTGCCGCAAAATCCGGGTCAACGCCACGGCCCTGTCCACGTCCGGCTTTGTGTTTTGCTACCGCTGCgtctacaactacgtgaaggCTCACCAGCGTTGCCCCATAACAGGCTAtgccacagagctgcagcacCTTGTCAAACTGTACTCTCCCGAGAGCTGA